From the Acomys russatus chromosome 8, mAcoRus1.1, whole genome shotgun sequence genome, the window ttttgttttgttttgttttgttttgtttttgagacagggtctctctgtgtagccttagctgtgctgggctcactttgtagaccaggctggccttgaactcacatcaatccacctgcctccacctctcgagtgctgggatcaaaagcatatgccaccacgcccggcctaggtGGTCATATGTAAAAGCCATAtattatcacaatttttaaaatgttggacCATATGAGGTACAaatataaccccagcacttgagaggtagaggcaggaagataagaatttaaggtcatcttcaatGAGTTAAagtggaggccagtctggactactttaaaaaaaaaaaaaaaaaggaaaatcgaTAGTAGGCCAGTTTTGACTACTTTCCTGATCCTTCATCAGAGGCACCCACCTGGTCATTTTATACACTTTTAATCAACCTACCCGACTCTAAGGATTCCTTGTCCTGAGTAAGGTCTCCCTCAGCCTAATGTGTAGCCAGCAGCACCCAGGAGGGGTCCAGAGAggtcaggaaaggaaagaaagcatgggATATGCAACACAAAGGCATCATGGGAAGGCTGAGCAGCACTGCTGTGTACACCCTGCCACAGAGATAACACTGtcatgtgtgtttttcctttaatgtttctttttttatctaAAGATTGACAGAAGCCATGAATACAAGTAAAGAACAGGAAAGCAAATACCAAGCCAGCCACCCGAACCTCAGAAGGCTGCATGAGGCAGGTGAGTGGAGATGTGTGTAAAACTCACGTTGGATCCTTGTGGGGATAGGTCTATGGGTTTAACCTGAAGTACCAGTATAGGGACAGCCAGTTCTCTACAGCACTGGGCAGAGGCTCCAATACACAGTAAGCATTGACATCAGGGACACAAGGTGCTCTTGGGGACCATAGGTATGTGTTACAGTGGGGTTCCTCCCGACATCTTTCCCGATGGAGGATGATAAGGAAGTGGGGGCCTGGATCCCACTGAACATGAACCCTCTACTGGTACAGCTCTGAGGCATCATAGTagtaaaagagctaactgtagagctgggtgtggtagaacacagctacaatcccagcactaggggaaggGGCGGGGCGCGACAATAAGTGTGTGAGGCTAGCCTCAGTTGCATgttgaggtcaacctgggatatatgagactcTTCCttagcaaacaaaacaaggagccaaagacaaacaaacaaacaaattgtagAAACAATTCTTATTGTAAGTCAAGGGTGTTTACCTCTACTCGGGGTTCATGAGTCTATTAAAGGCAGAAGAACATGCTTGTGCGTTAACTATAGTGGCTATTGGCTGGCCTCTTGAGATAAGAGAATTTATTCTGAGGTATCAGGTTGGATCCATTTTCAATATGTGGGTCTTAGAAAATAAGCCAGACATGGGGCACATgcttatagtcccagcactcaggaagctaaggcaggaacatTGTGAGTTTGAGTTTGGAGGCATTCTAGATTATATAGCCAGACTCatttagaaaaccaaaaccaaacaaacaaatgcacaaaccaacaaacaaacaaaaaatgccagggttttagtcagagttctctagaggaagTGAGTCAACAGAAATTAACAAGTCAGTTTACAATAGTAACAACAGCAGATCTGCCTGCTATCTGAGGGCCCGTGGTTACTCAGTCCTTGAGCCTGAAGGCCTGTCTCTGCAGTAGGAGGAGTCTTCCAATACTCAGTCCACAGGCCAGGGCCTCAGGAATCTCAGTCTAGTGACAGAGCCTGGAAGGTTCCTTTAGGCCCTGAAGGAAAGCTTGAAACGCTGGTTCTGGTTCAGAGAAGGAGTCAGCAGCCCAACAATAAGGCAAATCCACATTATCTGAGTTACCAGAAGGAGCTCATGGGGGATCTTCCCACATCAGGCGAGGCCATCTAGACAACTCATCGGAGAGGCTCCCTACTcaggtaactctagcttgtgGCCACAATACCAGACACGCTGGTATGCATGAGAGATAGGGCCAAAGGATCAGGTGATAAAGGCCATCTTCCACTTGAGATACATGAGACCATAGGGCACacagctttgatcccagcactcttaaggcagatgcaggaggatctctgtgagttcaagactggccTGGCCTGCAGAGCACATTCTAGgatagcaagggctacacagaggaactctgtctggaaaaaacaaaatagatagatagatagatagataccgttctatgtacctgtaatcccactcACTATTGCAAGcaactggctggctggctggctagtctAGCCAAAATGATGAGCTTCAGGTTTTATGAGACTTTATCTTAGAGACTAAGGTGGATGTCCTAGTGAGCTTTTTtattgcagtgataaaataccAAGAACTGCGTAACTTAGAGAGAAAGCACGTAATGGGTTCATGGTTCCAGAGGACTAGAGTCCATATGGCAGCAGGAACGCCTCCATCAACTGGGAACCAGTATTCTAATGTGAGCCTGgagaggccattctcattcaaaccaccaaggCAGAGAACGGTAGAGGAGGACTCTGGATGttcctggcttccacacatgcacacatacaccacacgtgtacacatacaccacacgtgcatacataaaaataaaggaccTGCTGCCTGTGCACgatgggcacacctgtaatcccagcctttcagagaaatagaaggacagcTTTTTCCTCTTTGGCTGTCTGAGCTTTTTCCTCTTTGGCTGTCTGAAGGCAAGATGGGTCACCAGCAGCTCTACTGGAGTCACCCACGGAAGTTCGGCCGGGGTTCTCGCTCCTGCCGTGTTTGCTCTAACTGTCACAGTCTGATCCAGAAATACGGGCTCAACATGTGCCACCAGTGTTTCCGTCAGTACGCGAAGGACATAGGCTTCATTAAGTTGGACTGAGCGACCTTGAGTGGATTATTCAACTGTCTGCCCAGTGAAATGGATCATGCTAGCCTttgtacataaagaataaaaaagtgaagactttcaattcctgaaaagaaaaaaaaaaagaaatagaaggactGCTGAAACTTTGAGTCTAGTCTGGGCTGCGTAGTAAGTATTACGCTCAGCCAGGAACACATGGGGAGacgagagagacacagagagagaggggcagggtgggggggaagagacagagagagacagaagacaagagaagagaagagaagagagatacCTGATGAAGGAAGAATCAGAAGTCAAGACCTAGGCACACTTTATTCTGAAAAGGACAAAccatgggagaaagaaaaaactgaaatataCAAGGCCCAGGGAAAGCCGCTTCAGTGTCATACcctgaagaagcagaaaaagatcCTATATCCAAAGACATAATTTGAGGGCTCTAGGTGGTTTTCATTTGTGTGGTCTACGTTTATATGTAGAGAGAATGGCTTCCGTAGTTTAGTCCCAGAGGAAATAGAGTCAGCACTTCTGTATCAGAAGTTCCACGAACTGAGAAGATAAGggattcagaaaacaaacaaaacaaaaacatagaccAGTGTGGTGgcatccaagcacttgggagacaaggcAGGAGGGCAAACACAGCACTGAGCCTGTTCGCTTAGGCTGTATGTATTACACAAGGCATCGGGGCATCCTCAGCTTTCAGTGTCTCAGGGGGTCTTGGGACACACAGGTAGTCAGCGACAACTGCATGCTAACCCTGCAGAGACATCTCCCCAAAGAGAGAAACTgccggctgggcatggtggcttacacgtgggagactgaggcaagaggattgccatgagttcaagtccagactGGAACACAGTGGGAAACTGTGTGTCTCaaaaagagtgggggaggggcacgtgTAGTAACACAACAGTAATTCCAGCGCCTGGGAGATAGAAGGAGaaggatcagtagttcaaggccaccctcatcTACATACCTCAAAccaagtgcaaggccagcctgagctgcacgagaccccgcctcaaaagaggagggaggatatTTCTGTATATGTTTAGAAATGGAATTTCAAGGAACATTTCTTAGGTAGACAGcgtagcattttcttttttcttgtttaagtgaaactacaataataaaaataaatttccaacagaacaacaagaacaaaaaagtatTGAGAGAATCCTCCTATAGCACAGGGTAACTATTGGTTCATGATCTTaactgcttcagcctcccaggtgctgggatttcagttGCAACCACAGCAGGCAACAGCGTTGAGCTTTGGGTCTTCGGTGGGTGGGATGGGTGGTTGGCTGTTGTAAGACTGAGTCTGGCCTCATCTTCATTAGTAAGGATGACCTTAAACGTCTGCTTTCCTGCTCCCTGTGCTAGAGTCAccgcatgcacaccacacacagtgattcttttggtgttttgggttcttttttttttttttttttttttttttttttggtttttcaagacagggtttctctgtgtagccttgaccatcctggactcactttatagaccagactggccttgaactcacagcgatccacctgcctctgcctcccgagtgctgggattacaggcgtgtgccaccacgccccgcgtggttctttttttctgttttgttttgttttttgtttgtttttctggtttttcgagacagggtttctctgtgtacccttggctgttctggacacgctttgtagaccagactggcttcgaactcacagagatctgccttctgagtgctggcattaaaggcatgtgccaccatgcccgactacATAGTGATTCTTAACCCTGTCTGCCAGCTCTGCCAGGTGTAGTAGCATGCACCTATAGTCCCAGCGGTTACAGGAATAGCAGAGTTTTAGGTCAGCTTGTGCTGCATAATGAggcagacacacaagcacacgcacgAGGGAAGAAGGGCTTACGGGAAACCTCTACAGTACAGTGCCAGCATGTATAACCAGGGGACTTGTAAGTTGACAGTTCTTAATCTGATAATGCTGAGAGACCAGCTGAAGCTCAGACCGGTCATCTCCAGCCTATATGCCTGTCCCGTTCCCACTCGTCCCTCTGCATGGCCTCAGAGCCAGCCACCTCCTTTGTCCCCTTTAGTCCTTTCCTGGGATGAGTGGTTCCTGGGAACAGATCCCTAGggtttcagaaaagaaacaagaagccaGTTTCACAGAGCAGCGACAGTCAGTTAACTGTCCCTCTGGTATTTCTTTCTGAACTAGACCCAGTTCCCAAAGACCCTGCTTCTGCTGTGACTGCTGAGGTTTACCCAAAGAACTCCAGCCTTCGAGCCTATCACCAAAAGATCGACAGCAACCTAGGTAAGTCTGGGAGCTGTAGCAACCTGCAGTTTATGCTGAGCACAGCCAGGACACTCAGCACTGCCACTCTGTCGCTTCCTCAACACATGCCACACACCCCACATAGTCATGTCCGCCTCACTGCCTCACTCTCTGGGAAATCTGTCCCTGCTCTCAGTCCAGCCAGGCCATCCCCTCTGCTTACTTGAATCCTAACGAGAGCTAGGAGTCCCTGGGCCTTCCGCGCACCCTAGGTAAAGCCACAcagcttttgtgtgggtgctaagacctgaactcaggcccttacgcttgctcagcaagtgctcATACCCACTGAGGCGTGTCTCCAGACCCTAACGTGCTGCTTTACCTCAGCCTTCTTTCCCTGTCCTTACTGTCCTCAAACCCAAGACGCCTCATGAGGCCTGGGTGACATCTAAACTTTGATTTTCCAGGAGACCCAAAGTCACAGGTTTCAAAGACCTCAAGAAACATAGTATGCCAGGCGTAGTGGAAATACCTATAGTACCATCT encodes:
- the LOC127193316 gene encoding 40S ribosomal protein S29-like; this translates as MGHQQLYWSHPRKFGRGSRSCRVCSNCHSLIQKYGLNMCHQCFRQYAKDIGFIKLD